A genomic stretch from Sulfuriferula thiophila includes:
- the grxD gene encoding Grx4 family monothiol glutaredoxin: MSVQDTIREQVTGHKVVLYMKGTPQFPQCGFSANAVQILKSSGVTDLFTVNVLAEPEIRQGIKEFANWPTIPQLYINGEFVGGSDIMKEMFQSGELQKIIAA; encoded by the coding sequence ATGAGTGTGCAAGATACCATTCGCGAACAGGTTACAGGCCATAAAGTCGTGCTTTACATGAAAGGCACACCGCAGTTTCCGCAGTGTGGTTTTTCGGCCAACGCAGTACAGATTCTGAAATCATCGGGCGTGACCGATTTGTTCACCGTGAATGTGCTGGCAGAGCCTGAAATTCGTCAGGGCATCAAGGAATTTGCCAACTGGCCTACCATTCCTCAGCTTTATATCAACGGTGAATTCGTTGGTGGTTCTGACATCATGAAAGAAATGTTTCAGAGCGGCGAATTGCAAAAGATTATTGCTGCGTGA
- a CDS encoding ParA family protein, with translation MRQSENILFGDALDLALVVVREFGTSLADEFTLVRDLRGRIRVVLKSKPENVDNLKMFEAKISTSLGVYGFGSGRSVVFADELSERDTIFDDRRLLPSLNGLNIYLLDRQIIGQDWMRNALNRTTTNPRVTFYGIKGGVGRSTALVNWAWHLAEQGKKVLVFDLDLESPGASSSLLPTSHLPDFGIVDWFVEDGVGQADVIEGEILGKSPLDQGLAGEIYVISAYGSKTGEYLPKLSRCYAEFSGNAPISWAERLQRLVERMESLVNPDVVILDSRAGLHDIAAVLATRMDADTLLFAINTPQTWDGYSLLFKHWHNHPRVRAFRSRLQIIASMVPETNRDDYLKSFREHAWDLFRDHLYDSAGPDDSDAFSFDLDDETAPHAPVPIFWHRALQEFNPNVGGIDTKTAAEALGIFFEQADRLLASAGQD, from the coding sequence ATGAGGCAATCAGAAAACATTCTATTTGGTGATGCATTAGATCTTGCACTCGTGGTCGTGCGTGAATTTGGTACGTCATTGGCTGACGAATTTACTTTGGTTCGTGATTTACGCGGACGAATTCGGGTTGTATTGAAGTCCAAGCCGGAAAATGTAGATAATCTTAAAATGTTTGAGGCGAAGATCTCAACAAGTCTGGGGGTATATGGATTTGGCTCTGGCCGTTCAGTCGTGTTTGCTGATGAATTGAGTGAAAGAGATACTATCTTCGATGATCGGCGATTGTTGCCTAGTCTAAATGGTTTAAACATTTATTTGCTTGATCGCCAAATAATTGGTCAAGACTGGATGCGTAATGCTCTGAATCGCACCACAACCAACCCACGCGTGACTTTTTACGGAATTAAGGGAGGCGTTGGGCGCTCCACCGCACTAGTAAATTGGGCTTGGCATCTCGCCGAGCAAGGTAAGAAAGTTTTGGTATTTGATCTTGATCTCGAATCACCTGGCGCAAGCAGTTCTTTACTACCGACCTCCCATTTACCAGATTTCGGCATCGTCGACTGGTTTGTTGAGGATGGAGTCGGCCAAGCTGATGTTATTGAGGGAGAAATTCTGGGTAAAAGCCCATTAGATCAAGGGTTAGCAGGCGAGATCTATGTTATTTCTGCTTATGGCAGTAAAACAGGTGAATATCTGCCAAAGCTCTCTCGCTGCTACGCCGAATTCAGTGGCAATGCACCCATTTCATGGGCGGAGCGTCTGCAAAGACTAGTCGAACGCATGGAAAGTTTGGTGAACCCCGATGTGGTCATTCTAGATAGTCGCGCGGGTTTACATGATATTGCTGCCGTATTAGCGACACGTATGGATGCGGATACACTTTTGTTTGCCATCAATACTCCTCAAACATGGGACGGTTATTCGCTGCTTTTCAAACATTGGCACAATCACCCTCGTGTGCGGGCATTTCGGTCTCGCTTGCAAATCATTGCAAGCATGGTGCCAGAGACAAACAGGGATGACTATCTGAAGAGCTTCCGGGAGCATGCTTGGGATTTATTCAGGGATCACCTTTATGATTCTGCTGGCCCTGACGATAGCGATGCATTCTCTTTTGACCTTGACGATGAAACTGCACCACACGCACCTGTGCCGATTTTCTGGCATAGAGCGCTGCAAGAATTTAACCCAAATGTAGGCGGCATAGATACTAAAACGGCAGCGGAAGCTCTAGGTATATTCTTTGAACAAGCGGATCGTCTATTAGCATCTGCAGGACAAGACTAA
- a CDS encoding SAM-dependent methyltransferase, with protein MPDYYDAAQRHWDDANQLFSQDRLPNADQLFGLSAECALKAIMLPLGMLMTNGKPMDRRHGHVNVLWDEFITFANGKGQARYAAALGTTNPFINWNVKDRYENTTVVDAQVVTDHRNAAELAYGCLAQAIVDGVV; from the coding sequence ATGCCAGATTATTATGATGCTGCGCAACGTCATTGGGATGATGCGAACCAGCTGTTTTCTCAAGATCGATTACCGAATGCAGACCAGCTGTTTGGTTTGTCAGCTGAATGTGCGTTAAAGGCTATTATGCTTCCTCTTGGTATGTTAATGACAAATGGCAAGCCAATGGACCGGAGACATGGGCATGTAAATGTGCTTTGGGATGAGTTTATTACCTTCGCGAACGGTAAAGGTCAGGCGCGCTATGCAGCAGCCTTGGGTACTACAAATCCTTTTATTAATTGGAATGTTAAGGACAGGTATGAAAATACTACCGTTGTGGATGCTCAAGTTGTTACTGATCATAGAAATGCAGCAGAACTAGCATATGGATGTCTAGCTCAAGCGATTGTGGATGGAGTGGTGTGA
- the cphA gene encoding cyanophycin synthetase, whose translation MEVSRIRALRGPNLWSRHTAIEAIVRCVTLESDLARLPEFETRLRARFPEIGALQPIGSDAHIPMAHALELVALELQAHAGCPVTFSRTTQTVEPGVYQVVIEYSEEAVGRAALDYALALCLAAANDTPFDAQHALNELRNLDEDIRLGPSTGSIVEAAIKRGIPYRRLTAGSMVQFGWGSKQRRILAAETDTTSAVAEAIAQDKDLTKKLLNAAGVPVPFGRPVTNAEDAWTAAREIGCAVAVKPQFGNQGKGVAVNLETREQVIAAYHAAAKISTPVIVERYITGHDFRLLVVGKTLVAAARRDPPHVFGDGEHSIRQLVDIVNSDSRRGDGHATALSKIRLDEIALATLSTQGYTADSIPEIGARVTLRNNANLSTGGSATDVTDDVHPELAARAIDAAQMIGLDICGVDVLCNSVHQPLEEQGGGIVEVNAAPGLRMHLAPSFGKPRDVGAAVINMMFADGEDGRIPVVAVAGTNGKTTTVRLTAHLLTHSGLRVGMTNSDGVYIEKQRIDTGDCSGPKSARNVLFHPEVDAAVLETARGGVLREGLAFDRCNVAIVTNIGIGDHLGLNFINTTEELAVVKRVIVENLAPGGVAVLNAADPVVVKMASACPGNVTFFAQDRQNPVISTHCARGLRVLFTDDQHIVAREGEFEQRIALADIPLTRNGSIGFQIENAMGAIGAAWGLGLDWNIIRLGLNDFINDAQTAPGRFNVFDYRGATLIADYGHNPDAILALVAAIDQIPAQRRHVVISGAGDRRDEDIRQQTEILGAAFDNVILYQDQCQRGRADGEVLALLRQGLTNASRAQQVSEINGEFNAIDHALSQVQPGDVCLILIDQVEEALAHIAGRINEK comes from the coding sequence ATGGAAGTCTCACGCATTCGCGCCCTACGTGGCCCTAACCTCTGGAGCCGGCACACGGCAATCGAGGCAATCGTACGTTGCGTCACGCTGGAATCGGACCTTGCCCGTCTGCCTGAATTTGAAACCCGGCTACGCGCACGTTTCCCGGAAATTGGCGCACTGCAACCCATAGGTAGCGACGCCCATATCCCCATGGCACACGCACTGGAACTGGTCGCGCTGGAATTGCAGGCACACGCAGGTTGCCCGGTCACATTCAGCCGTACCACGCAAACCGTAGAGCCTGGCGTATATCAGGTCGTGATCGAATACAGTGAAGAAGCCGTCGGCCGCGCAGCGCTGGATTACGCCCTTGCACTCTGCCTCGCCGCTGCCAATGACACCCCGTTCGATGCCCAGCATGCTCTCAATGAATTACGCAATCTCGATGAAGACATCCGTCTGGGTCCTAGCACCGGCTCTATCGTCGAAGCCGCCATCAAACGCGGCATCCCTTACCGGCGTCTGACTGCCGGCAGCATGGTGCAATTCGGCTGGGGCAGCAAACAGCGCCGTATCCTTGCCGCCGAAACCGACACCACCAGCGCAGTCGCTGAAGCCATCGCTCAGGATAAAGACCTGACCAAAAAACTGCTCAATGCCGCCGGCGTACCGGTACCGTTCGGCCGCCCGGTCACCAATGCGGAAGATGCGTGGACAGCCGCACGTGAAATCGGCTGCGCAGTCGCGGTCAAGCCGCAGTTTGGCAATCAGGGCAAGGGTGTTGCGGTCAACCTGGAAACCCGCGAACAAGTCATTGCGGCTTACCACGCTGCTGCCAAAATCAGCACGCCGGTGATCGTCGAACGCTACATCACCGGCCATGATTTCCGCTTGCTGGTTGTGGGCAAAACGCTTGTTGCCGCCGCACGCCGCGACCCGCCGCACGTATTTGGCGACGGCGAGCACAGCATTCGCCAACTGGTGGACATCGTTAACAGCGACAGTCGTCGCGGTGACGGGCATGCCACTGCATTGAGCAAAATCCGCCTCGACGAAATTGCGCTCGCGACCCTGAGCACGCAAGGTTATACCGCCGACAGCATCCCCGAAATTGGCGCGCGCGTTACCCTGCGCAACAACGCCAACCTGAGTACCGGTGGCTCTGCCACCGACGTCACCGACGATGTGCACCCGGAACTGGCAGCCCGTGCGATTGATGCTGCACAAATGATAGGGCTGGATATTTGCGGCGTGGATGTGCTGTGCAACAGCGTACACCAACCGCTGGAAGAACAAGGCGGCGGCATAGTCGAAGTCAACGCCGCCCCCGGCCTGCGCATGCACCTGGCGCCATCATTCGGCAAACCGCGCGATGTCGGTGCTGCGGTGATCAACATGATGTTCGCTGACGGTGAAGACGGACGCATTCCCGTGGTGGCAGTAGCCGGTACCAATGGCAAAACCACCACCGTACGCCTCACCGCACACCTGCTCACCCACAGCGGCCTGCGCGTCGGCATGACCAATTCGGATGGCGTCTATATCGAAAAACAGCGCATCGACACCGGTGACTGCAGCGGCCCGAAAAGCGCGCGCAATGTATTATTCCACCCCGAAGTCGATGCAGCCGTACTGGAAACCGCTCGCGGCGGCGTATTACGCGAAGGCCTCGCCTTCGACCGCTGCAATGTGGCTATCGTCACCAATATCGGCATCGGCGATCATCTGGGCCTGAATTTCATCAACACCACCGAAGAACTGGCCGTAGTCAAACGCGTCATCGTCGAGAACCTCGCCCCGGGCGGCGTCGCTGTGCTCAATGCTGCCGACCCGGTTGTAGTCAAAATGGCCAGCGCCTGCCCGGGCAACGTTACCTTTTTCGCGCAGGACCGGCAAAACCCGGTTATCTCCACCCACTGCGCACGCGGCCTGCGCGTCCTGTTTACCGACGATCAGCACATCGTCGCCCGCGAAGGTGAATTTGAACAACGCATCGCATTGGCAGACATCCCGCTCACTCGCAATGGCAGCATCGGCTTTCAGATCGAAAATGCCATGGGTGCCATCGGCGCAGCATGGGGCCTGGGGCTAGACTGGAACATCATCCGCCTGGGTTTAAACGACTTTATCAATGACGCGCAGACTGCGCCGGGACGCTTCAACGTATTTGATTATCGCGGTGCCACACTGATCGCCGATTACGGTCACAACCCCGATGCCATCCTGGCACTGGTAGCCGCCATCGACCAGATTCCCGCGCAACGCCGCCACGTCGTCATCAGCGGCGCCGGCGACCGTCGCGACGAAGACATCCGCCAGCAAACCGAAATCCTCGGTGCCGCCTTCGACAATGTCATCCTCTATCAGGATCAATGCCAGCGTGGACGAGCTGACGGCGAAGTACTGGCGTTATTGCGCCAGGGCCTCACCAATGCCAGCCGCGCCCAGCAGGTTAGCGAAATCAATGGCGAATTCAATGCCATTGACCATGCACTGTCACAAGTGCAGCCGGGGGATGTATGCCTGATACTGATCGATCAGGTGGAAGAAGCGTTGGCACACATTGCCGGGCGCATCAACGAAAAATAA
- a CDS encoding cyanophycin synthetase, which produces MNNTKRDMKFLRIMSLQGPNIWTYRPVLEVWVDIGELEESPSNTIPGFTDRLIAWLPSLIEHRCSIGERGGFIQRLRDGTWPAHILEHVTLELQNLAGMPGGFGKAREMDTRGVYKVVVRAWHEDVTLASLHHARTLILAAMDDRPFDVAAAIEDLSDLAESRLLGPSTRSIVDAADDRDIPSIRLNAGNLVQLGYGAAQRRIWTAETEHTSAIAETISRDKSLTKQLLKDCGIPIPEGYDVESPAAAWEAAEDIGVPVVVKPCSGNHGRAVFTNLTTREEVEAAYQVALEEESGVIVERFVPGQEHRLLVIGGKLVAAARGEIASVVGDGRSTIEHLVTVQLNADPRRGNTEDHPLNPIRIDSAATLELARQGYTAESVPAAGTHIVIQRIGNVAFDVTDIVHPSTAAMVALAAKIVGLDIAGIDLVVEDISRPVLEQRGAIVEVNAGPGLLMHLKPAEGQPRPVGQAIVEHLFPADASGRIPIVAVSGSTDTTAIARLIAHLVCLNNQRVGLACRNGMFVNRRQVETGNRANWAAAHKLLLNPTVETAVIETSGRELLSEGLAFDRCQIAVLSGIDANEDLAEYAISTDEKRYNVYRTLVDVVLPNGAAVLNAADPQLVAMHDLCDGEVLYFATDASLPVIAEHRAKQGRAVIVDNEEIILAHGASTTQLISLAQLPPMAMATHQLLAGIAAAWALGLDFDLIRAGLQAFTDNQS; this is translated from the coding sequence ATGAATAACACAAAACGCGACATGAAGTTTCTCCGCATCATGTCATTGCAGGGCCCTAATATCTGGACCTACCGTCCAGTCCTGGAAGTCTGGGTAGATATAGGCGAACTGGAAGAGTCGCCCTCCAATACTATTCCCGGCTTCACCGACAGACTGATTGCCTGGCTACCCAGCCTGATCGAGCATCGTTGCAGCATCGGTGAACGCGGTGGTTTTATTCAGCGCTTGCGCGATGGCACCTGGCCGGCGCACATTCTCGAACACGTCACGCTGGAACTGCAAAATCTCGCCGGCATGCCTGGCGGCTTTGGCAAAGCACGGGAAATGGACACCCGCGGCGTCTATAAAGTGGTAGTACGAGCCTGGCACGAAGATGTCACCCTCGCCAGCCTGCACCATGCCCGCACACTGATCCTGGCGGCAATGGATGATCGTCCGTTTGACGTAGCCGCCGCCATCGAAGACCTGAGCGACCTGGCGGAATCCAGACTACTGGGCCCCAGCACCCGCAGCATCGTCGATGCCGCAGATGACCGCGATATCCCCTCTATCCGTCTGAATGCGGGCAATCTGGTACAACTGGGCTACGGTGCAGCACAACGCCGCATCTGGACAGCAGAGACCGAACACACCAGCGCCATCGCCGAAACCATCTCCCGCGACAAATCGCTCACCAAACAATTGCTCAAGGATTGCGGCATTCCTATCCCTGAAGGCTATGATGTGGAAAGCCCTGCCGCCGCGTGGGAAGCTGCCGAAGACATCGGCGTGCCGGTCGTGGTCAAACCATGCAGCGGCAATCATGGCCGTGCCGTATTCACCAACCTGACCACGCGTGAAGAAGTTGAAGCTGCCTATCAGGTAGCCCTGGAAGAAGAAAGCGGCGTAATCGTTGAACGCTTTGTGCCGGGCCAGGAGCATCGCCTGCTGGTCATCGGCGGCAAGCTGGTCGCCGCTGCCCGTGGCGAGATCGCCAGCGTAGTCGGCGACGGTCGCTCTACCATCGAACATCTGGTCACTGTGCAGCTCAATGCCGATCCACGCCGCGGCAATACCGAGGATCACCCGCTCAACCCTATCCGCATTGACTCTGCCGCCACCCTGGAACTGGCTCGCCAAGGTTACACCGCCGAATCCGTTCCCGCTGCCGGCACCCACATTGTCATCCAGCGCATCGGCAACGTGGCATTTGACGTAACCGACATTGTTCACCCCAGCACTGCCGCCATGGTCGCTTTGGCCGCCAAGATCGTCGGGCTGGATATCGCCGGTATTGATCTGGTGGTCGAAGACATTTCCCGCCCGGTGCTCGAACAGCGCGGCGCCATTGTTGAAGTCAATGCCGGCCCCGGCCTGCTCATGCACCTCAAGCCGGCTGAAGGTCAGCCGCGCCCGGTCGGGCAAGCCATCGTCGAACACCTGTTCCCGGCAGATGCTAGCGGCCGCATCCCTATTGTTGCCGTATCGGGCAGTACCGACACCACGGCCATCGCCAGACTGATTGCCCATCTGGTATGCCTGAACAACCAGCGCGTCGGCCTCGCCTGCCGCAATGGCATGTTCGTCAACCGGCGTCAGGTGGAAACCGGTAATCGCGCCAATTGGGCCGCCGCGCACAAACTCCTGCTCAACCCTACCGTGGAAACCGCCGTCATCGAAACCAGCGGCCGCGAGCTGTTAAGTGAAGGCCTAGCATTCGACCGTTGCCAGATTGCTGTGCTCAGCGGTATAGACGCCAACGAAGACCTCGCCGAATATGCGATATCCACGGATGAAAAGCGCTATAACGTCTACCGTACCTTGGTCGACGTCGTGTTACCTAATGGCGCAGCCGTGCTCAATGCCGCCGACCCGCAACTGGTCGCAATGCATGATTTGTGCGATGGCGAAGTGCTGTATTTTGCCACCGACGCCAGCCTCCCCGTCATTGCCGAGCACCGCGCCAAACAAGGCCGTGCCGTCATCGTTGACAACGAGGAAATCATACTTGCACATGGCGCAAGCACCACACAGCTCATTTCCCTCGCGCAATTGCCGCCGATGGCCATGGCTACGCATCAGTTACTGGCCGGCATTGCTGCCGCCTGGGCACTGGGTCTGGACTTCGATTTGATTCGTGCCGGCTTGCAGGCTTTTACTGATAACCAAAGCTAG
- a CDS encoding cyanophycin metabolism-associated ABC transporter, with amino-acid sequence MPHNSNPLIAIPVDLPEIWRDTLTPQLLPGEHVLASMPLDLDANLHFVAGILVVTNQRLLAKSHAESDWQSWDYRVGMILHRRDHAGVGSLDLDDDHGRVVSWHYTLAHNNAAQRLIAQFDVQMAATMSGQEAVQHHLAVCVKCHAPLPEGEEECPLCEQATQSAPSTWALLRLWRFAQPYNGLLLLGFLLTLGATAATLVPPYLTMPLMDNILIPYQNGKPIDQGLVALYLSGLLASALFAWGLGWGRTYLLARVSERICMDLRLTTYEHMHKLSLAFYGGKRTGDLIARVGSETDRISIFLSLHLLEFATDVLVIVMTAAILISINPWLALVTLVPLPFIVWMIHVVRDKLRFGFEKADRIWAEISNVLTDTIPGIRVVKAFAQEQREIARFRDANERNLAINDKVNAVWSLFTPTVTLLTEVGLLIVWAFGIWQVAHDQITVGVLTAFLAYISRFYARLDSMSRIVSVTQKAAAGAKRIFDILDHVSSVPEPVQPQHLPAVRGEITLHQIGFRYGNRGVIRGMDLTIAPGEMIGLVGHSGSGKSTLVNLICRFYDVTEGAILIDGVDIRALPVSEYRRNIGLVLQEPFLFFGTIAENIAYGKPDASREEIVAAARAAHAHDFILRLPQGYDSLVGERGQALSGGERQRISIARALLINPRILILDEATSSVDTETEREIQGALENLVRGRTTIAVAHRLSTLRHADRLVVLDRGKIIEVGKHEELLARNGAYTQLYEAQARQVDSEGEDDSVTA; translated from the coding sequence GTGCCCCATAATTCGAATCCTCTTATTGCCATTCCCGTTGACCTCCCCGAAATCTGGCGGGATACGTTAACGCCTCAACTCCTGCCTGGTGAACACGTGCTGGCAAGCATGCCGCTGGACCTGGATGCGAATCTGCACTTTGTGGCGGGTATTCTGGTCGTGACCAATCAGCGTCTGTTAGCCAAATCGCATGCCGAATCGGACTGGCAGAGCTGGGATTACCGTGTTGGCATGATTCTACATCGTCGTGACCATGCGGGTGTCGGGAGTCTGGATCTGGATGATGACCATGGTCGTGTGGTGAGCTGGCATTATACCTTGGCGCATAATAATGCCGCCCAGCGCCTGATTGCACAATTTGATGTGCAAATGGCAGCGACCATGAGCGGGCAGGAGGCGGTGCAGCATCATCTGGCGGTGTGCGTGAAATGCCACGCACCTTTGCCTGAAGGCGAAGAAGAGTGTCCGCTGTGCGAGCAAGCCACGCAATCCGCACCGTCAACCTGGGCGTTGCTGCGCTTGTGGCGTTTCGCGCAACCGTATAATGGCTTGCTGCTGCTTGGTTTTCTGTTGACGCTGGGGGCTACTGCAGCCACGCTGGTACCGCCGTATCTGACCATGCCGTTAATGGACAATATTCTGATTCCTTATCAGAACGGCAAGCCGATTGATCAGGGGCTGGTCGCATTGTATCTGTCTGGGTTGCTGGCTTCGGCGCTGTTTGCATGGGGGCTGGGCTGGGGGCGCACCTATCTGTTAGCGCGCGTCAGTGAGCGCATCTGCATGGATTTGCGGCTGACCACCTATGAGCACATGCACAAGCTGTCACTGGCATTTTATGGCGGCAAGCGTACCGGTGATCTGATTGCGCGGGTCGGTAGCGAGACCGATCGTATTTCCATCTTCTTGTCGCTGCATCTGCTTGAATTTGCCACCGACGTTCTGGTGATCGTGATGACGGCGGCGATACTGATCTCCATCAATCCATGGCTGGCGCTGGTCACACTGGTGCCGTTGCCGTTCATCGTGTGGATGATCCATGTGGTGCGCGACAAGCTGCGTTTCGGTTTTGAAAAAGCCGATCGCATCTGGGCAGAGATCAGTAATGTTCTGACTGATACCATCCCCGGTATTCGCGTGGTCAAGGCGTTTGCTCAGGAGCAGCGTGAGATCGCACGTTTTCGCGATGCCAATGAGCGTAATCTGGCGATCAATGACAAGGTCAACGCGGTGTGGTCGCTGTTTACCCCGACGGTCACGCTGCTGACGGAAGTCGGGTTGCTGATAGTGTGGGCGTTCGGTATCTGGCAAGTGGCGCATGATCAGATTACTGTCGGTGTGCTCACTGCATTTCTGGCCTATATCAGCCGGTTTTATGCGCGTCTGGATTCCATGAGCCGAATTGTTTCGGTGACGCAAAAAGCGGCCGCCGGCGCCAAGCGGATCTTTGATATTCTTGATCATGTTTCCAGTGTGCCGGAACCTGTGCAGCCGCAGCATCTGCCTGCGGTACGCGGTGAAATCACCCTGCACCAGATCGGCTTCCGTTACGGCAATCGCGGCGTTATCCGCGGTATGGATCTGACCATTGCGCCAGGGGAGATGATCGGTCTGGTCGGGCATAGTGGTTCCGGCAAGAGCACGCTGGTAAATCTGATCTGCCGTTTTTACGACGTGACTGAGGGCGCTATTTTGATCGATGGCGTCGATATTCGCGCGTTACCGGTCTCGGAATACCGGCGCAATATCGGACTGGTGTTGCAGGAGCCGTTCCTGTTTTTCGGCACCATTGCCGAAAATATCGCTTACGGTAAACCCGATGCCAGCCGTGAAGAAATCGTGGCGGCAGCACGTGCAGCGCATGCGCATGACTTTATTCTGCGCTTGCCGCAGGGCTATGATTCGCTGGTGGGAGAGCGCGGCCAGGCCTTATCCGGTGGCGAGCGCCAGCGTATTTCCATTGCGCGGGCGCTACTGATTAACCCGCGCATCCTGATTCTGGATGAGGCGACGTCTTCGGTGGATACCGAAACCGAACGTGAAATTCAGGGAGCGCTGGAAAATCTGGTGCGCGGGCGTACCACGATAGCCGTGGCGCACCGCTTGAGCACCTTGCGCCATGCCGACCGGCTGGTGGTGCTGGATCGCGGCAAGATCATCGAGGTCGGCAAGCATGAGGAATTGCTGGCGCGTAACGGTGCTTACACGCAGCTGTACGAAGCGCAGGCACGGCAAGTGGATAGTGAGGGTGAAGATGATAGCGTTACAGCTTAG
- a CDS encoding cyanophycin metabolism-associated DUF1854 family protein: MIALQLSRNAYGQLCYTDADGVVHEQVTPVRAFPMSAPEAGVSLVNMRGHELVWVSHLNELDAASRVMVDTALASREFMPEIRSIRHVSSYATPSVWQVSTDRGDTEFTLKGEEDIRRLSISRLLIADSNGVQFLIEDIQQLDKASRRRLDRFL; this comes from the coding sequence ATGATAGCGTTACAGCTTAGCCGCAATGCCTACGGGCAGTTGTGCTATACCGATGCCGATGGCGTAGTGCATGAACAAGTCACACCGGTGCGTGCGTTTCCCATGAGTGCGCCGGAAGCAGGGGTGAGTCTGGTGAATATGCGCGGCCATGAGCTGGTGTGGGTGTCTCACCTCAATGAACTGGACGCCGCATCGCGTGTCATGGTGGATACGGCGCTGGCCAGTCGTGAATTCATGCCGGAGATTCGCAGTATCCGTCATGTTTCCAGCTATGCCACGCCCAGCGTGTGGCAAGTCAGCACTGACCGGGGTGATACCGAATTTACCCTGAAAGGCGAGGAGGATATTCGCCGTTTATCCATCTCGCGACTGCTGATTGCCGATAGTAATGGCGTACAGTTTTTGATAGAAGACATCCAGCAGTTGGATAAAGCCAGCCGCAGGCGGCTGGACCGGTTCCTGTAG
- a CDS encoding S-methyl thiohydantoin desulfurase domain-containing protein, whose translation MTVCQYSLADFQYIAAGAAILASGGGGSYQDAVSVLNELASTGWSGSVQVRDYDGVTNCCVLALMGSPDAADSLTLTDIEYAITNTLNLFQATTGAAPGCVIPVEIGPINSIVPLIAAALSSNAIQWVVNGDGAGRAVPELPQTTYSGSAVLAASPCALANDAQASVAIQSAALSASTAAQVETLAGGIVSAFGSFSGIALWPSDASNGYALTGSYIAGTLGQAWALGQYLLLAATPASTADVAAQINALTGRGTTPVITNFYITAVTQSTTSASLDAGVIRLDNTLDQADSTETHYIYNLNENLIMYSSLSSAPDIIAPDSICYYSESTGLGFSNATDDLAVYFDASSGKSTGNRVSIIKVDAATQLCKANGVVASFAGLLRKIGYAGSMPYPG comes from the coding sequence ATGACAGTTTGCCAATACAGTCTCGCTGATTTCCAATATATTGCTGCAGGGGCCGCCATTCTTGCCAGCGGCGGAGGTGGCAGCTATCAGGATGCTGTCAGTGTGCTCAACGAGTTAGCCAGCACCGGCTGGAGCGGCTCGGTACAGGTGCGGGATTACGACGGCGTGACTAATTGTTGTGTGCTGGCATTAATGGGTTCGCCGGATGCTGCCGACAGTCTCACGCTGACTGATATCGAATATGCCATCACCAATACCCTCAATCTTTTTCAGGCTACAACCGGTGCTGCGCCGGGTTGTGTCATTCCGGTTGAAATAGGGCCGATCAATTCTATAGTGCCGCTCATCGCAGCAGCCTTGTCCAGTAATGCAATTCAATGGGTGGTTAACGGTGACGGTGCCGGGCGCGCTGTGCCGGAACTGCCGCAGACTACTTATAGCGGCAGCGCTGTTCTAGCTGCCAGCCCGTGTGCATTGGCTAACGATGCTCAAGCATCAGTCGCCATCCAGTCTGCCGCGCTGAGTGCGTCGACAGCTGCGCAGGTTGAAACGCTGGCAGGAGGCATTGTATCTGCTTTTGGCAGCTTTTCCGGCATCGCGCTATGGCCCTCTGATGCGAGCAATGGTTATGCGCTGACAGGAAGTTACATTGCCGGTACCTTGGGGCAGGCGTGGGCACTGGGGCAATATCTGCTGCTCGCGGCAACGCCTGCTTCGACGGCCGATGTGGCTGCGCAGATCAATGCGCTGACAGGGCGCGGGACGACGCCTGTCATTACCAATTTTTACATCACTGCCGTGACGCAGTCGACCACCAGCGCTTCGCTGGATGCGGGTGTCATTCGTCTGGATAACACACTTGATCAGGCTGACAGCACTGAAACACATTACATCTACAACCTGAATGAAAACCTGATTATGTACTCGAGTCTGAGCAGTGCGCCGGACATAATCGCACCGGATTCAATTTGCTATTACTCCGAAAGTACAGGCTTGGGTTTTTCCAATGCGACGGATGATCTGGCGGTATATTTCGATGCGAGTTCGGGTAAAAGTACCGGCAATCGCGTGAGTATCATCAAAGTCGACGCTGCTACTCAGCTCTGCAAAGCTAATGGCGTTGTGGCCTCGTTTGCCGGGTTGTTGCGCAAAATCGGTTATGCCGGCTCGATGCCTTACCCTGGTTGA